One genomic window of Osmia bicornis bicornis chromosome 5, iOsmBic2.1, whole genome shotgun sequence includes the following:
- the LOC114882307 gene encoding KRAB-A domain-containing protein 2-like, translated as MDTAVNRDLFLEKLNALIAGKREDNCFYFSQEKYSKILSEVVSAKIKCNTPLDYRRLKRFDVLKINDEEKLIVPLKPGETNIQYYVTNEELYSILYETHTRIGHGGRTRMLKELQVKYKNITYEVVMLYLNLCKQCQMKHSAPKKGIVVKPMVSSELNSRCQVDLIDLQSNRDGEYKFIMVYQDHLTKFVQLRPLKTKRAEEVAHHVLSIFLTFGAPAILQSDKGREFSNQVISEICAMWKDVKIVHRKPRHSQTQGSVERANQDIQNMLTAWMNDNDTNKWSDGLSFVQFAKNTTYHEGIRQSPYEAMFGVKAKRGIASSFLPGEQIANIETEEQLEEIANTSETEEQLEETVNAYKKNLSGGHTENHIPKKNIEEDLQPTTSSHQILTEKHELISTKRAAAKENLLLQATKMLRTSQKQFPPAQIGDNVRIQVPDVDRDRTDSRNVLAVVVGIEDSDFYKLANKNGTLKQLYTRNQFVICKEKLLSIDEISFQEMSLREAAAANSKSGGQGYTRCHCKRKCSTNKCSCKSKGLLCNSKCHNSLSCCNK; from the coding sequence ATGGATACTGCAGTAAATCGTGATCTTTTTCTTGAAAAGTTAAATGCATTAATTGCGGGTAAACGAGAAGacaattgtttttatttttctcaagAAAAGTATTCTAAAATACTTTCTGAAGTGGTTTCTGCTAAAATTAAATGCAACACACCTTTGGATTACAGACGATTAAAACGTTTTgatgttttaaaaattaatgatgAAGAGAAGTTAATTGTACCATTAAAACCAGGGGAAACGAACATACAGTATTATGTTACCAATGAAGAATTGTACAGTATACTATATGAAACTCACACCAGAATAGGCCACGGAGGAAGAACACGTATGCTTAAAGAGTTGCAagttaaatacaaaaatatcacATATGAAGTTGTAATgttgtatttaaatttatgcAAACAGTGTCAAATGAAACACAGTGCACCTAAGAAAGGTATTGTTGTGAAGCCGATGGTTAGTTctgaattaaactcaagatgtCAAGTTGATCTGATAGATCTGCAGTCAAACAGAGATGGCGAATATAAGTTCATAATGGTGTATCAAGATCATTTAACTAAGTTTGTCCAGCTACGACCTTTGAAAACTAAAAGAGCTGAAGAAGTAGCGCATCACgttctttcaatatttttaacatttggTGCACCAGCAATATTGCAATCAGATAAAGGTAGAGAATTTAGTAATCAAGTCATATCCGAAATATGCGCTATGTGGAAAGATGTTAAAATAGTTCATAGAAAGCCTCGTCACAGTCAAACACAAGGCTCAGTTGAAAGGGCCAATCAGGATATACAGAATATGCTAACTGCATGGATGAACGATAACGATACAAATAAATGGTCAGATGGTTTATCCTTTGTTCAATTTGCCAAGAACACTACATACCACGAAGGAATACGCCAAAGTCCTTATGAAGCCATGTTTGGCGTTAAAGCAAAAAGAGGCATAGCATCGTCTTTTTTGCCTGGCGAACAAATCGCAAATATTGAAACTGAAGAACAACTCGAAGAAATTGCCAATACTTCTGAAACCGAAGAACAGCTTGAAGAAACTGTTAAtgcttataaaaaaaatttgagcGGTGGTCATACCGAAAACCATATTccaaagaaaaatattgaagagGACCTACAACCTACAACATCTTCACATCAAATTCTGACTGAAAAACACGAGTTGATTTCTACAAAAAGAGCGGCCGCGAAAGAAAATCTTCTACTGCAAGCAACAAAAATGTTACGAACCTCACAAAAACAATTTCCTCCTGCTCAAATTGGTGATAATGTACGAATACAAGTCCCTGATGTCGACCGTGATCGTACAGATAGCCGAAATGTGTTAGCGGTTGTTGTTGGAATAGAAGACTCCGACTTCTATAAACTGGCAAATAAAAATGGTACCCTCAAGCAGCTTTACACACGTAATCAGTTCGTAATTTGCAAAGAAAAGTTACTTTCCATAGATGAGATTTCTTTTCAAGAAATGTCGCTGAGAGAAGCAGCTGCAGCTAATTCGAAAAGCGGGGGACAAGGCTATACACGCTGTCATTGCAAAAGAAAGTGTTCCACAAATAAATGCAGTTGTAAAAGCAAGGGACTCTTGTGCAATTCAAAGTGTCATAATAGTTTAAGTTGTTGCAATAAATAA